A section of the Clostridium omnivorum genome encodes:
- a CDS encoding sialidase domain-containing protein — MKKNRVFSIITSALVLLTSINASTVNTFAVQEPTTPIENYQNISIASDSQAVNVSSDLNKISALDQGTVVVRFKSTSNAALQALFSISNNTVDNGYYALYYNSSTNKVGFEARTQTGSTTTALAAPSTTVTSNLNGFNTLALKVTKNTDYKLFFNGKLVNTTTAATTYFFKDIVGANAQAIGKIYRGGISSSKNWLFNGDIDYVKVYNSPLDDSYLSTVTGETFIDLNNQPLPSGVVKTNPVNLTYPGFANSDNFRIPSLYTTKAGSVLAGMDLRYGSAADTPNHIDEGIRISKDSGKSWDSGKRVVYQSNNGASIDPSILQDSSNGRIYMLFDVAPDGVYFGNSKKGSGYSTVNGVRCLNLYDSLNNVYTVQNGVVYNSSNIPTTYTVDSLNNVYQNGSLVGNAFSSSCPLKVLQSFFLKLVYSDNDGQTWSDPIDITPQTKQDWMYFFGTGPGRGIQLKNGTSAGRLIFPIYYTNANGKQSSAVVYSDDHGTTWKLGESPNDGRVEGTTTLSSQTLNSSTYELTESQAVEMPDGQVKLFCRNYGGKVAVATSFDGGATWDSAIIKDFTLADPYCQMSVINYSQKIDGLDAIIFSNPNSTSSRNNGTVRIGLIEASGTLPNGKTNYTFNWKYSQLVKSGNYGYSCLTELPNGNIGLFYEGDSSNYMQYTEMNIPYIEWVPTIQPVTYISSQLIGAQTSFKSNDSFGISYNFDQRVIGIGTRTITAQIGGISVPLTYCVSDDGRQIIFNGTIPALSDGSYPINISLPTNLKIYNVAGTEYSRSGSEVFNGTINISNAATISTPILNYQTNKSFTGTEYNDISNDISAVSGLTQGSIVAKFSSTSTAAAKTIFSLSHSADSSSNMTLSLNNGALHFENRENGTYSTNFTTTNTNYNDGATHVVALNVSNSGTTLFVDGVKVYTGTQTAFASSILTPDAMNIGRNLDKDAGTAGQWYFIGNISYVQVYSTPLTDSESAVLAP, encoded by the coding sequence ATGAAAAAAAATAGAGTTTTTAGTATAATTACATCTGCTTTAGTTTTATTAACTTCTATCAATGCTAGTACAGTAAATACCTTTGCTGTGCAAGAGCCAACTACTCCTATAGAAAACTATCAAAATATAAGCATAGCTTCAGATTCTCAAGCTGTAAATGTAAGCAGTGACCTTAATAAAATAAGTGCCTTAGACCAAGGTACTGTTGTTGTAAGATTTAAAAGCACTTCAAACGCAGCACTTCAAGCACTCTTCTCAATAAGTAACAATACTGTGGATAATGGATATTATGCGCTATATTACAACAGCTCAACTAATAAGGTTGGGTTTGAAGCTAGAACTCAAACTGGTTCAACCACCACTGCTCTTGCTGCACCTAGCACCACTGTCACTTCTAATCTAAATGGCTTTAACACACTAGCTCTTAAAGTAACTAAAAATACTGATTATAAATTATTTTTTAACGGTAAACTTGTAAATACTACTACAGCTGCTACAACTTATTTCTTTAAGGACATAGTCGGAGCCAATGCCCAAGCTATCGGAAAGATCTATAGAGGCGGTATAAGCTCTAGTAAGAATTGGTTATTCAATGGAGATATAGACTACGTTAAAGTTTATAATTCCCCACTAGATGATAGTTATCTCTCTACTGTTACTGGAGAAACCTTTATAGATTTAAATAACCAACCTCTTCCATCAGGAGTTGTGAAAACAAATCCTGTAAACTTAACCTATCCCGGATTTGCTAACTCAGATAATTTCAGAATTCCATCTCTATATACAACCAAAGCAGGCAGCGTATTGGCAGGAATGGATTTAAGATATGGAAGTGCAGCTGATACGCCTAATCACATAGATGAAGGTATAAGAATCAGTAAAGATAGTGGTAAGTCTTGGGATAGTGGAAAAAGAGTAGTGTATCAATCAAATAATGGTGCATCTATTGATCCAAGCATTCTCCAGGATAGCTCCAATGGAAGAATATATATGCTTTTTGATGTAGCCCCAGATGGTGTTTACTTCGGAAATTCAAAGAAGGGCTCAGGATATTCAACAGTTAATGGAGTAAGATGTTTAAATTTATATGACAGTTTAAACAATGTATATACAGTTCAAAATGGAGTAGTTTACAATAGCAGCAATATTCCTACTACATACACAGTAGATTCATTAAACAACGTTTATCAAAATGGTAGTTTAGTAGGAAATGCCTTTAGCAGCAGTTGTCCACTTAAAGTTTTACAAAGCTTTTTTCTTAAATTAGTATATAGTGATAATGATGGACAAACTTGGAGCGATCCAATTGATATTACTCCTCAGACTAAACAAGATTGGATGTATTTCTTTGGAACTGGACCAGGCAGAGGCATTCAGCTTAAAAACGGAACCAGCGCTGGGAGATTAATTTTTCCTATCTATTATACAAATGCTAATGGTAAGCAATCAAGTGCGGTAGTTTACTCTGATGACCACGGTACAACTTGGAAATTAGGAGAGTCTCCAAATGACGGAAGAGTAGAAGGTACTACAACACTTAGCTCGCAAACTCTAAACTCCAGCACTTATGAGCTAACAGAATCTCAAGCTGTAGAAATGCCAGATGGTCAAGTTAAGTTATTTTGCAGAAATTATGGAGGAAAAGTAGCAGTTGCAACAAGCTTTGACGGTGGTGCTACATGGGATTCAGCAATAATAAAGGACTTTACTCTTGCAGATCCATATTGTCAGATGAGTGTAATAAATTACAGTCAAAAAATTGATGGCTTAGATGCTATTATTTTTTCAAATCCAAACTCAACTAGCAGTAGAAATAATGGTACTGTAAGAATAGGACTTATTGAAGCAAGTGGTACATTACCAAATGGTAAAACTAATTATACTTTCAACTGGAAATACTCACAATTGGTTAAGTCAGGAAACTATGGTTATTCATGCTTAACAGAATTGCCAAATGGAAATATAGGGTTGTTCTATGAGGGGGATTCCAGTAATTACATGCAATATACTGAAATGAACATTCCATATATAGAATGGGTTCCTACAATACAACCAGTGACTTATATTTCCTCTCAGCTTATTGGAGCTCAAACATCCTTTAAATCAAATGATAGCTTTGGAATAAGCTATAACTTTGATCAAAGAGTAATTGGAATTGGGACAAGAACTATTACTGCTCAAATCGGAGGTATTTCAGTACCATTAACATATTGTGTAAGCGATGATGGCAGGCAAATAATATTTAATGGCACTATACCTGCTTTATCTGACGGCAGTTATCCAATAAATATTTCATTACCAACCAACCTTAAAATATATAATGTTGCAGGAACTGAGTATTCTAGGTCAGGCTCTGAAGTTTTTAATGGAACAATCAATATTTCTAATGCAGCAACAATATCAACACCAATATTAAACTATCAAACAAATAAATCTTTTACAGGAACAGAATATAATGATATTTCAAACGACATTAGTGCTGTAAGTGGATTAACTCAAGGTTCTATTGTTGCTAAATTTAGCTCAACTAGTACAGCTGCAGCAAAAACCATATTTAGCCTATCTCACTCAGCAGATTCATCAAGTAACATGACACTTTCATTAAATAATGGTGCTTTACACTTTGAAAATAGAGAAAATGGCACCTATTCAACTAACTTTACAACTACTAATACTAACTATAACGATGGGGCAACTCATGTGGTAGCATTAAACGTAAGTAATAGTGGTACTACTCTATTTGTTGATGGAGTAAAAGTATACACTGGAACTCAAACAGCTTTTGCAAGCAGTATTTTAACCCCTGATGCAATGAATATAGGGAGAAATCTTGATAAGGATGCCGGAACAGCTGGGCAGTGGTACTTTATTGGTAATATCTCATATGTTCAAGTATATAGTACTCCTTTAACAGATTCAGAATCTGCAGTTTTAGCGCCATAA
- a CDS encoding GNAT family N-acetyltransferase: protein MRGIDIRDKINEYMEQYTKLWAFSGSVAAIKNGKVIFEKAYGYANIEHKVKNTTETKYKIWSITKQFTAAAILLLEERGLLKVEDSIKKYFPEYAEINSDIKIYHLLTHTSGIFNYSSLPNSHETFQRLNHKKDDLIKMFLNMPLEFEPGTQWKYCNTGYYLLGMIIERLSGKTYAEFLNENIFLPLGMLNTGVDNGKKLVSNMASGYYLNDDELIHCNYINMDLMLSSGGMYSTVVDLLMWDQALNNGKILSSTSIEKMNTQYKNNYGYGVSLNMNGNRRVIHHNGSCEGFLSEIHRYVDDDFAVVVLSNYGFTATNKLCKLIASIVFGEEYQLPVKPEAFSINEKLLESYLGIYEEQGFKLELKRENNKLKLVIDDEYILPAYPINENTLHHTWIDEEYTFTKDDDGQVYLWGIKKKNSRSFIRYANKEDADTLALINSKSIQEGFKGIISDEFLKEKFSFERLKERFNKELDEGNTSNCVIYKDGMPIGMQTFAKDDWMDRDNFEIDIWRIYLLPDYWGKNLGLEFIEWGINELKNKGYKKAALWVLEENMRARKFYEKAGFIHEGEIRIINVGKEVKEYRYIKQL from the coding sequence ATGAGGGGTATTGATATAAGAGATAAAATTAACGAGTATATGGAACAATATACAAAGTTATGGGCTTTTAGTGGTTCTGTAGCAGCAATTAAGAATGGAAAAGTAATTTTTGAGAAAGCTTACGGATACGCTAATATTGAGCATAAAGTTAAAAATACCACTGAAACTAAATATAAAATATGGTCAATTACAAAGCAATTTACTGCAGCGGCTATTCTTCTTTTGGAGGAAAGAGGCTTGCTAAAAGTAGAGGATAGTATTAAAAAGTACTTTCCAGAATATGCTGAAATAAATTCCGATATCAAAATTTATCATTTATTAACGCACACTTCTGGAATTTTTAATTATTCAAGTCTGCCAAATTCACATGAAACCTTTCAAAGGTTGAATCATAAAAAGGATGACTTAATTAAAATGTTTTTAAATATGCCCTTAGAATTTGAACCTGGAACACAGTGGAAATATTGTAATACAGGATATTATCTTTTAGGTATGATAATCGAAAGACTTTCAGGTAAGACTTACGCTGAATTTCTTAATGAAAACATATTTTTACCGCTGGGCATGCTTAATACAGGAGTAGATAATGGCAAAAAACTAGTTTCTAATATGGCATCTGGATATTATCTAAATGATGATGAACTTATACATTGCAACTATATTAATATGGATTTAATGCTTTCATCCGGTGGTATGTATTCAACAGTAGTGGACTTACTAATGTGGGATCAGGCTTTAAATAATGGAAAGATATTAAGCAGCACTTCAATTGAAAAGATGAATACACAATATAAAAACAACTATGGCTATGGAGTTTCACTAAACATGAATGGGAATAGAAGAGTTATTCATCATAATGGCTCCTGTGAAGGATTTTTATCAGAAATACATAGATACGTAGACGATGATTTCGCTGTAGTAGTTTTAAGCAATTATGGATTTACAGCTACAAATAAATTATGTAAGTTAATTGCTTCTATAGTATTTGGAGAAGAATATCAACTGCCTGTTAAGCCTGAAGCATTTTCTATAAATGAAAAACTTCTAGAAAGTTATTTGGGTATATATGAAGAACAGGGTTTTAAACTTGAACTTAAAAGAGAAAATAATAAATTAAAATTAGTAATAGATGATGAATACATTTTACCTGCCTATCCAATTAACGAAAATACTCTGCATCATACATGGATAGATGAAGAGTACACTTTTACAAAAGATGATGATGGACAAGTATATTTATGGGGAATTAAAAAGAAAAACTCAAGAAGCTTTATTCGCTATGCTAATAAAGAAGATGCAGATACACTTGCATTAATAAATTCTAAATCCATCCAAGAGGGCTTTAAAGGTATTATTTCTGATGAGTTCTTAAAAGAAAAGTTTTCTTTTGAAAGATTAAAAGAACGTTTTAATAAGGAATTGGATGAGGGGAATACCTCAAATTGCGTTATTTACAAGGATGGTATGCCTATAGGCATGCAAACTTTTGCTAAGGATGATTGGATGGATAGAGACAATTTTGAAATTGATATATGGAGAATATATTTATTGCCTGATTATTGGGGAAAAAACTTAGGTTTAGAATTTATAGAATGGGGAATAAATGAACTTAAAAATAAGGGCTATAAGAAAGCAGCTCTTTGGGTACTTGAAGAAAATATGAGGGCACGAAAGTTTTATGAGAAGGCTGGTTTTATTCATGAAGGTGAAATAAGAATTATAAACGTTGGAAAGGAGGTAAAGGAGTATAGATATATAAAACAACTATAG
- a CDS encoding class I SAM-dependent methyltransferase, which translates to MGNETKKVISIWDKVAPSFGKVGPSYWNSFGERLVELSSIKRGSSVLDIGMGRGASLFPAIKKAGEKGYVIGIDNSSMMVSETHKDILTQKITNADVKMMCAEFLEFENNSFDNIICGFGMGYLLLSDNKLNGILRVLKNGGQAGFSIWGIQKDQIWLNEIVNKYLDLPPQKNNSTGMPKLDCVEGVIKILQDSGFENVEAHEEAADVIYRNKEEWWQEMWANAVRGIFESIEELGKDKFDTFKREVFDGLEQFNKDSGFCFKMPVIYAYGEKLVKRTCF; encoded by the coding sequence ATGGGAAATGAGACTAAAAAAGTTATAAGTATTTGGGATAAGGTTGCACCTAGCTTTGGAAAAGTTGGGCCTTCCTATTGGAATAGTTTTGGAGAAAGATTAGTTGAGCTCTCAAGCATAAAAAGAGGCTCCAGCGTTCTAGATATTGGTATGGGGAGAGGTGCTTCATTATTTCCGGCTATTAAAAAAGCTGGAGAAAAGGGATATGTAATAGGTATTGATAACTCATCAATGATGGTAAGTGAAACTCATAAGGATATACTTACACAAAAAATAACAAATGCAGATGTTAAAATGATGTGTGCTGAATTTTTAGAATTTGAAAATAACTCTTTTGATAACATTATTTGTGGATTTGGAATGGGATATCTACTTTTAAGTGATAATAAATTAAATGGTATATTAAGAGTGTTAAAGAATGGCGGACAAGCTGGTTTTAGTATATGGGGAATACAAAAGGATCAAATATGGCTGAACGAAATTGTAAATAAATATTTGGATTTACCACCACAAAAGAATAATAGTACCGGTATGCCTAAGCTTGACTGTGTAGAAGGTGTGATAAAAATATTGCAAGACTCAGGATTTGAAAATGTTGAAGCACATGAAGAAGCAGCAGATGTTATATATAGGAACAAAGAAGAATGGTGGCAGGAAATGTGGGCAAATGCTGTAAGAGGTATTTTTGAAAGCATAGAAGAACTTGGAAAAGATAAATTTGATACATTTAAGAGAGAAGTTTTTGATGGTCTTGAGCAGTTCAATAAAGATAGTGGGTTTTGTTTTAAAATGCCAGTAATATATGCTTATGGAGAAAAATTAGTAAAAAGGACTTGCTTTTAA